GTGGAGCTCCGGGATCCGTCCGGCGGCACCACGACCGTCGCGTTCGAGGGGTGTCGCCCCGCGTCCGGGGAGCCGGCCTCTGAGGCAGTGACGCTCACGTGCCGGGAGGTGCGCATGGTGGCGGCGCTGGACGCCAACCCCTATGCCCGTTTCATCGCCCGGGCGACGGGCCGTCCGGACGTCGACATCTCGCTACTGGACCGGCGGACGCTCCCCGCTGCGGCACGCTCGGCCCCGGCCGCACGCGCCGCGGCGCAGAACACGCGTACGTTCCGGCTCGAGGGCGCACGCCTCGAAAACTGGTCTGTCGATTTCGACCCGTCGCGCAGCGGCGCCGGCAGCTGGACTCTCGAGGTTCGCGTCAATCGGATCGAGATGAGCTGACCCCGGACGCTCCCTGCGGGAGGGAGCGGTCGAGGCCCGCACCCGTGCTGCCGGCCGAACGCCTGTGCAGCCGGGCTGAATACGGCAGGACGAACAGGTACAGGCCGGTGAGCAGGAGAATCCCGAGCGGGAGGAGTGGAAGCAGGTACACCCACTCGGCCGGCTCCTCCTGTCCCGTGTTGACCACTACCGTGACGCCGATGACGGCCATTGTGAAGACGATGGACGTCCAGCGATGCACCTTCCTGATCCCGTTGCTCCAGCTCAATTTCGACCTCCTCGCGAAAACCTGTCACATAATCGATTTTCCACCCGTCAACTGATGACGAAGCCCATGGGAGGAATGTGACTGATGGCTTCGCCCGAGCGGCTGGCTGAGGAATTCGAGGAGCATCGCCCGCATCTGCGCGCGGTGGCGTACCGGCTTCTGGCCTCCATGAGTGAGGCAGAGGACGCTGTCCAGGAGGCCTGGATCCGGCTCGTGCGGACGGACACCGCAGACGTCGCGAACCTCGGGGGCTGGCTGACGACCGTCGTGGCGCGGATCTGCCTCGACATGCTCCGCGCACGCACATCGCGGCGGGAGGATCCCATGGATGTGCGGCTGCCCGACCCGATCGTGACCAGCGCGCCGGACCCGGCCGCCGACGTCGTGCTCGCCGATTCCGTCGGCCTCGCCCTGCTCGTCGTACTCGAGACTCTCGAGCCGGCGGAACGACTGGCGTTCGTGCTGCACGACGTGTTCGGCGTCCGCTTCGACGAGATTGCGGCGATCCTCGAGCGTTCTCCGGTCGCGGTCCGGAAGCTGGCGAGTCGCGCGCGGCAACGTGTGCGCAGCGGTGCGCCGCACGCGGAACCGGATCTGAAGCAGCAGCGGCGAGTCGCGGACGCGTTCCTGGATGCGGCGAAGAGGGGCGACTTCGAGGGGCTGCTCGCGCTGCTGGACCCCGACATCGTGCTCCGGGCCGATGGTGGGGCGCTCGAGAGCGCATCCCGGCTGGTGCGAGGCGCACACGCCGTTATGGAGCAGGCGGAAAGGTTCTCGCGCGGACTCACCAGCGACGTGGTGCTGGTGAACGGCCGGATCGGGTTCCTCTCCCGTCGCGCGGATGGCCGGCCGTTCTCGGTGGTCGCGTTGACGATTGCCGACGGCAGGATCACCCGGATGGACATTCTGGCCGACCCGGACCGTATCGCCCGGCTCGATCTGTCGGCGGTGCGGGGCATACACACCCACTCACGTCCTCACTGACCAGGGAGAGCCATGACTTCGAAGAAGGTGTCAGCGAAACAGCGGGAGGAATTGTTCGCGCTGCTGAAGGCGCGCTTCGAGAAGAACAGGAAGCGGCACAGCGGCATCGATTGGGCCGATGTCCAGGCGAGGCTGGAGAAGAAGGCGGACAAGCTGTGGTCGCTCCACGAGATGGAACGCACAGGTGGTGAGCCGGATGTGATCGGTCAGGACAGGAAGACCGGCGAGCTCACGTTCGTCGACTGTTCGGCGGAAAGTCCGCAGGGTCGCAGGAGCGTGTGCTACGACGCCGAAGCGCTTGAAGCGAGAAAGAAGCACAAGCCGGAAGACAGCGCGGTGAACATGGCGAATGCGATGGGGATCGAGCTGCTGACGGAGGAGGCCTATCGAAAGCTCCAGGAGCTGGGAGAGTTCGACACGAAAACATCGAGCTGGGTGAAGACGCCTTCCGATATCCGCAAGCTCGGCGGAGCACTGTTCTGCGATCGTCGCTATGACACCGTGTTCGTCTATCACAACGGCGCCGAGTCCTACTATGCGGCGCGTGGATTCCGAGGTGCGCTGAGGGTATGACGGCCCAGCAGAGCCCGAGTCCGCTCGACCGCGGCTGCGCCGCGACTCGAAAAGACGGTTCCCGGACGAGCGGCGTCTTTCGAAGCGTGCCGCGCGCCCTTGAGTGGCTGAGCCGACACGAGCTAGCTTCGTCGTAGGTCGTGCAGCAATCACAGCGTCAGCACAGGGGGTGGCAAGTGGAAATGGAAGGTGGCAGCAGCGCGCCTGTGCCTCTGGTCAGGCAGGCCGACGATGTGCCGGCGCGGGCGGTCGCGGCGGGCAGGGACACGACGGTTCAGGTGCTCGTCGGGCCGGACGACGGTGCGTCGAACTATGTCCTGCGGCGCTTCCGCATGGAGGCCGGGGGCGGCATTCCCGCACACACCAATGAGGTCGAACACGAACAGTATGTGCTGCGCGGCCGGGCCCGCATCCGCATTGGCGATGCGTTGCACGACGTCGGCGCCGACGACGCGCTCTTCATACCCGCCGGCGTGCCGCACTCCTACGACGTGATCGAGGGGC
The genomic region above belongs to Longimicrobiales bacterium and contains:
- a CDS encoding cupin domain-containing protein → MPLVRQADDVPARAVAAGRDTTVQVLVGPDDGASNYVLRRFRMEAGGGIPAHTNEVEHEQYVLRGRARIRIGDALHDVGADDALFIPAGVPHSYDVIEGPFEFLCIVPNAPDRITLREPGS
- the sigJ gene encoding RNA polymerase sigma factor SigJ; protein product: MASPERLAEEFEEHRPHLRAVAYRLLASMSEAEDAVQEAWIRLVRTDTADVANLGGWLTTVVARICLDMLRARTSRREDPMDVRLPDPIVTSAPDPAADVVLADSVGLALLVVLETLEPAERLAFVLHDVFGVRFDEIAAILERSPVAVRKLASRARQRVRSGAPHAEPDLKQQRRVADAFLDAAKRGDFEGLLALLDPDIVLRADGGALESASRLVRGAHAVMEQAERFSRGLTSDVVLVNGRIGFLSRRADGRPFSVVALTIADGRITRMDILADPDRIARLDLSAVRGIHTHSRPH
- a CDS encoding DUF4256 domain-containing protein, producing MTSKKVSAKQREELFALLKARFEKNRKRHSGIDWADVQARLEKKADKLWSLHEMERTGGEPDVIGQDRKTGELTFVDCSAESPQGRRSVCYDAEALEARKKHKPEDSAVNMANAMGIELLTEEAYRKLQELGEFDTKTSSWVKTPSDIRKLGGALFCDRRYDTVFVYHNGAESYYAARGFRGALRV